The genomic window GAAGAGTTTTTGGCGATCAAAGAGAATCTGGAGGATTACGAAGATCTGAAGGAATTGAGAGAAGCCAAGGCTGCGGAGGCAGATGCTCCGTCGACTCCTCTTAGCGATATTCGCGCTGAGCTGCTCTCCGATTAAGCATTTCCAGCCGCAGCTATCAACGCCTTTCGAGGCGATGGCAGGGGGTCAGACGCGTATGATAAAGATTTTTGTCTGTTTTTTGGGGTTTTCCCCGAATCCCCTAGTAACTTAGGATCTGCCTCAAGGCATGCTAAGCGAACCTTGGGAACGTCCC from Puniceicoccaceae bacterium includes these protein-coding regions:
- a CDS encoding type II toxin-antitoxin system Phd/YefM family antitoxin produces the protein MSIHPQVIEKDGKKEFVVLPYEEFLAIKENLEDYEDLKELREAKAAEADAPSTPLSDIRAELLSD